CGAAAGGCTAGTGCTGAGGAAGAGAAATCCGAATCGAAGCACCCCGACGTGGCAAATTTAGAAGAATTGCTAAATCGCCTTAATGGAAGTGAAAAGATAACGATTTTAGATGTCAGAGAACCAGCTGAATATGCTTTTGGTCATATTCCAGGATCTATTAATATACCTCTTGGAGAACTAGAAGAGCGATTTGAAGAATTAAGTAATGATGCCGAAGATCTCCATATTATCTGTAGAACTGGTAGTCGTAGTGATTTTGCTGCCCAAAAGCTTACAGAAAAAGGTTTTAAAAATGTGAAAAATGTAGAACCAGGTATGAAGGATTGGCATGGTCCTATTGATAAAACTCATTAAGGAGGAAGAAATATGAAAGTAGCTATTATTGCAGCAAATGGTGGCATGTTTGATGCATATAAGGTTTTCAATATTGCTACTGCGGCAGCTGCTACAGATGCGGAAGTAGGGATTTTTTTTACTTTTGAAGGTTTAAATTTAATTCATAAAGAAGCATATAAAAACTTACCAATGCCAGCTGGTACAGAACATTTTCAAGAAGGCTTTAAAAAAGCAAATGTTCCACCGGTTGAAGAGCTTGTTTCAATGGCAAGTGAAATGGGTGTAAAAATGATTGCATGTCAAATGACAATGGATGTTATGAGCTTAGAAAAAGAACAATTTATAGAAGGCATTGATGTAGGTGGAGCTGTAACATTTTTAACTTTTGCAAAAGATGCAGATGTTACATTAACTTTTTAAATCAATATGGAATCAACATGTTGTTTTAATAGATGGGAGGTTAAACTATGGCTATTGAAACAGATGTTAAAACAATTACGGTAAAAGAGTTAGCAAAAAAGGTCATCAATCATGAGGATGTATTTATTATAGATGCCCGTAATACTGATGATTTTGACGATTGGAAAATAGAGGGAAAAAACGTCGAAATTATGAATGCTCCTTATTTTGAATTATTAGAGGGAGTCGATTCTATCGTAGATAAGTTGCCAAAAAGTAAGGAAATTTATGTTGTGTGTGCAAAAGGTGGATCTTCAGAGTTTGTCGCACAGCAAATTGCAGAGGCTGGATTTACGGATGTTTATTCCGTAGCGGGTGGTATGAAGGCTTGGAGTGAGCATTTAGAGCCCATCAAGATTGGTGTTTTAAAAGATGGAGGAGAGCTTTACCAGTTTGTACGTATAGGTAAAGGATGTTTATCTTATTTGGTTATATCAAACGGAGAGGGAGCGATGATTGATACGAATCGCATGCTAGATCCGTACGAATCGGTTCTTAAAAAACAAGATGTTAAGCTGACTCATGTATTCGATACACATCTACATGCGGATCATATTTCAGGGGGAAGAAAGCTTGCAGATAAATTTGATGCAAAGTATTACCTTCCCCCAAAGGATGCAAACGAGGTTACATTCAATTACGAAGAAATAAATGACGGGGATGAATACACGGTTGGTCAGACAACGATTAAAGTCATCTATTCTCCAGGACATACGATTGGTAGTACATCTTTCATTATTGATGATCAGTATTTATTGACGGGAGATATTTTATTTATTGATTCAATTGGTCGCCCAGATTTAGCAGGGAAAGCTGAGGACTGGGTTGGTGATTTAAGAACCACATTATATAAGCGTTACAAAGAGCTTGCAGATGAGTTATTAGTCTTGCCAGCACATTACATGGGTATCGAAGAAATGAATAATGATGGAAGTGTTTCTGAAAAACTGGGTACGTTATATAAAAAAAACCATGGGTTAAATATTACGGATGAAAGTGAATTTAGAAAAACGGTAACTGAAAATCTTCCTCCGCAACCTAACTCATATCAAGAAATAAGAGAAACAAATATGGGGAAAATTACCCCAGAAGAGGAGCAACAACGTGAGATGGAGATAGGACCAAATCGCTGTGCAGTACGTTAAGGAGGACCCTGTTAATGGATGCAAATAAAGTATTAGATTGCAAGGGACTGGCATGTCCTATGCCAATCGTTAAAACAAAAAAAGAAATGGATACCTTAAGTTCAGGTGAAGTTCTTGAAGTTCATGCAACAGATAAAGGTGCAAAGAACGATTTAACAGCATGGGCAGAATCAGGTGGGCATCAATTAGTAAAAGATGAAGAAGACAATGGTGTCTTCAAATTTTGGTTAAAAAAAGGGTAATTTTTGAGGAAGGATACTTTAGGGTTATCCTTCCTTATTGAATGGAGGAGAATGGCTATGGATTTTTTCTTTATTATAGTTATCTTTTTAATAGGATTTGTTGGCTCCTTTATTTCAGGAATGGTTGGTGTGGGTGGTTCCATCATTAATTTTCCGATGCTATTATACATTCCCCCGTTATTTGGAATGATTGCTTTTACTGCACACGAAGTTTCCGGCATTACTGCCTTTCAAGTTTTTTTTGCCTCAATAAGTGGTGTGTGGACCTATCGAAAAGGTGGATACTTAAATAAACAGCTAATTTTGTTTATGGGAGGATCTATTCTAATAGGTAGCTTTATTGGAAGCTATGGATCAAGAATTATGACAGAAGGTGGGATAAATATAGTATATGGGGTATTGGCTCTCATTGCTGTTGTGATGATGTTTATCCCTAAAAAAGGTGTAGATGACATCCCATTTGATCAAGTGACATTCAACAAATGGCTTGCAGCATCTCTTGCATTAGTAGTTGGGATTGGCGCAGGGATTGTTGGAGCTGCAGGTGCATTTATTCTTGTACCAATTATGCTTGTTGTATTGAAAATTCCAACGAGAATGACGATTGCTACTTCCTTAGCGATCACATTCATTTCCTCTCTTGGAGCAACAGTTGGGAAAATTACAACGGGTCAAGTTCAGTACTTTCCAGCATTCATTATGGTCATTGCTAGCTTAATCGCGTCACCTCTTGGTGCTAATACTGGGAAAAAAATAAATACCAAAATCCTACAATGGATCCTGGCATTATTAATATTAGGAACATCTATTAAAATTTGGTCAGATATTTTATTTAACTAATTTTTTTACTTTCTATATATGTTTCAAGAGCAGGATGAAACTCTTTTTTGAAATGATTCTCTGGACATGTTTTTATAACAATATTGCTTAAGAAGTTTGTTTTTGTCGTAATCAACTGTTTATGGCATGTAGGACATTTTTCAGTAAATAATGATTTTAGAAAACCCAATATAAGTTCCACCTCTTTTAAGTCATTAATTCACATTGATATACTTGGTATTATACAGAAGAATTATAGAAAACTCAATCAAGTTAGAAACTAAGATAAATGAATATTAAGCTGTTGACAATATACCCTAGGTGGTATATTATGAGTCTTGTAAGTTGTTCCTTGCTACAAATTAGGGAGGAGCTAGTAACATGAATATCTTAAGTATATGTGTGTTAATAAGTATCATGTATTTCTTATTATTTAGGTATTATCCTATTTATGGACTACATGATATTGATAGGAAAGATATTGAGATAAATAATCAATTTGTGATAGATATAAGGGATTATACCGAAGCCTACAAGGATCCGCTAGGTTCAGGAATAAATATTCCTATTGCACATCTTAAAAGATACTATAGTGAAATTCCTAAGAAAGACTTAGTAGTCGTTGCCTCAAATTGCATGGAAAGAAATGTTGGGGTTCGAATCCTTCGTAAGAAGGAACTTTAAGGTTATTGGCTATACAATTCCTTCCCAAAAGAAAACAATAATAAAGGGAAAACAAATAAGCAAAGAAAGGTATTGTTAAATGGGGGTTAGAATATGGAGTATAATGATCAAATGAAAAATAGAGTAAAGCGAATTGAGGGACAACTTAGAGGTATTTTAAGAATGATGGAAGAAGGAAAAGATTGTAAGGAAGTTATTACGCAGTTGTCTGCAGCAAGAACGGCAATTGATCGAACAATAGGCGTAGTTGTTAGTTCAAATTTAGTAGAATGTGTTCGAAACGCTGAAGAAACTGGAGAACACAGTACAGAGGAATTAGTGAAAGAAGCAGTAAATCTACTGGTTAAAAGTCGATAAATAATGGTTGACACCCACTTTTATTTATACTAATATATACCCGTAGGGGTAATGGTAATTAAAAATTAGGAGGAT
This Metabacillus endolithicus DNA region includes the following protein-coding sequences:
- a CDS encoding sulfurtransferase TusA family protein; this encodes MQVTVNKILDAKGLACPMPIVKTKKEMTALDPGQVMEIQATDKGSTADLRAWADSTGNQYLGTIEEGDVLKHYLRKASAEEEKSESKHPDVANLEELLNRLNGSEKITILDVREPAEYAFGHIPGSINIPLGELEERFEELSNDAEDLHIICRTGSRSDFAAQKLTEKGFKNVKNVEPGMKDWHGPIDKTH
- a CDS encoding DsrE/DsrF/DrsH-like family protein, which produces MKVAIIAANGGMFDAYKVFNIATAAAATDAEVGIFFTFEGLNLIHKEAYKNLPMPAGTEHFQEGFKKANVPPVEELVSMASEMGVKMIACQMTMDVMSLEKEQFIEGIDVGGAVTFLTFAKDADVTLTF
- a CDS encoding MBL fold metallo-hydrolase; amino-acid sequence: MAIETDVKTITVKELAKKVINHEDVFIIDARNTDDFDDWKIEGKNVEIMNAPYFELLEGVDSIVDKLPKSKEIYVVCAKGGSSEFVAQQIAEAGFTDVYSVAGGMKAWSEHLEPIKIGVLKDGGELYQFVRIGKGCLSYLVISNGEGAMIDTNRMLDPYESVLKKQDVKLTHVFDTHLHADHISGGRKLADKFDAKYYLPPKDANEVTFNYEEINDGDEYTVGQTTIKVIYSPGHTIGSTSFIIDDQYLLTGDILFIDSIGRPDLAGKAEDWVGDLRTTLYKRYKELADELLVLPAHYMGIEEMNNDGSVSEKLGTLYKKNHGLNITDESEFRKTVTENLPPQPNSYQEIRETNMGKITPEEEQQREMEIGPNRCAVR
- a CDS encoding sulfurtransferase TusA family protein: MDANKVLDCKGLACPMPIVKTKKEMDTLSSGEVLEVHATDKGAKNDLTAWAESGGHQLVKDEEDNGVFKFWLKKG
- a CDS encoding sulfite exporter TauE/SafE family protein — encoded protein: MDFFFIIVIFLIGFVGSFISGMVGVGGSIINFPMLLYIPPLFGMIAFTAHEVSGITAFQVFFASISGVWTYRKGGYLNKQLILFMGGSILIGSFIGSYGSRIMTEGGINIVYGVLALIAVVMMFIPKKGVDDIPFDQVTFNKWLAASLALVVGIGAGIVGAAGAFILVPIMLVVLKIPTRMTIATSLAITFISSLGATVGKITTGQVQYFPAFIMVIASLIASPLGANTGKKINTKILQWILALLILGTSIKIWSDILFN
- a CDS encoding metal-sensitive transcriptional regulator; amino-acid sequence: MEYNDQMKNRVKRIEGQLRGILRMMEEGKDCKEVITQLSAARTAIDRTIGVVVSSNLVECVRNAEETGEHSTEELVKEAVNLLVKSR